One window of uncultured Erythrobacter sp. genomic DNA carries:
- a CDS encoding accessory factor UbiK family protein, translating into MQSENPIIADFVKLANSAAGTMAGMTREARESARERMREAMGGMDFVSREEFETVKAMAQKAREQADALEAKVAELEAKLKG; encoded by the coding sequence ATGCAAAGCGAAAACCCGATCATCGCCGACTTCGTCAAACTCGCCAACAGCGCGGCCGGAACCATGGCTGGCATGACCCGCGAGGCGCGTGAGAGCGCGCGCGAGCGTATGCGCGAAGCCATGGGCGGCATGGACTTTGTCAGCCGCGAAGAGTTCGAGACGGTCAAGGCTATGGCGCAAAAGGCGCGTGAGCAGGCCGACGCGCTCGAAGCCAAAGTTGCCGAGCTGGAAGCCAAGCTGAAGGGCTGA
- a CDS encoding TspO/MBR family protein — MNLLASKAQLRASFLRWSLFLVPLIVLLGFLAGGLGSPNTLWFQNLVKPDIFPPPVWFGIVWTVLYVMIGLSLALVVSAWGAYGRGIAIIAFALHFIGNLAWTPVFFGMQDMVSALYVMVYVIVSLLAVIAIFWRVRKLAAVMLLPYLAWVIFAAVLNYQFIQANPDGGADMPDGAVERIEL; from the coding sequence ATGAACTTACTCGCTTCGAAAGCGCAATTGCGCGCCAGTTTCCTGCGCTGGTCGCTATTTCTGGTGCCGCTTATCGTGTTACTCGGCTTTCTCGCCGGCGGATTGGGCAGCCCCAATACGCTCTGGTTCCAGAATTTGGTGAAGCCCGACATCTTCCCGCCGCCCGTCTGGTTCGGGATCGTGTGGACGGTGCTTTATGTAATGATCGGTCTCTCGCTCGCGCTCGTCGTCAGCGCATGGGGCGCCTATGGCCGAGGCATCGCAATCATCGCCTTCGCACTGCATTTTATCGGCAACCTTGCCTGGACGCCGGTTTTCTTCGGAATGCAGGACATGGTGAGCGCGCTCTATGTGATGGTCTATGTCATCGTTAGCCTGCTGGCCGTGATCGCGATATTTTGGCGGGTGCGCAAACTCGCCGCGGTGATGCTGCTCCCCTATCTGGCATGGGTTATCTTCGCTGCGGTTCTCAATTATCAGTTCATCCAGGCCAACCCCGATGGCGGCGCGGACATGCCCGACGGCGCGGTGGAGCGGATAGAGCTCTAG
- a CDS encoding GIY-YIG nuclease family protein: MDRSDNFQPAVYIMANHKRGTIYVGVTSDLAKRAWQHREGQVEGFTKRYGCKRLVWFELHSTMDTAIAREKQLKGGSRAKKIALVAASNPEWRDLFFELNR, encoded by the coding sequence ATGGACCGATCAGACAATTTCCAGCCCGCCGTCTACATCATGGCAAACCACAAACGCGGCACAATCTATGTCGGTGTTACATCTGATTTGGCGAAACGCGCTTGGCAGCACCGCGAGGGTCAAGTCGAAGGCTTCACCAAACGCTACGGCTGCAAGCGGCTCGTGTGGTTTGAACTCCACTCCACGATGGATACGGCGATTGCGCGCGAGAAGCAGTTGAAGGGCGGGTCGCGCGCGAAGAAGATTGCGCTTGTTGCAGCCTCGAACCCCGAATGGCGTGACTTGTTCTTCGAACTGAACCGTTAG
- a CDS encoding TlyA family RNA methyltransferase, whose translation MTSNAKTPKKRTKKRVDHLLVERELAESRTRAQALVMAGVVFAGEEKVAKPGQQIAEDAPLEVRGRDHPWVSRGGIKLAHAIEHFALDPAGAVAMDIGSSTGGFTDVLLQGGAAHVFAVDSGTNQLAWRLRQDDRVTVLEQTSARILTSDHIDRTCNWVVCDASFIGLAKVLERPLELAARECQLVALIKPQFEVEKHEVGKGGVVRDSALHERVCGEVRQWLEGLGWNIEGIVQSPITGPQGNVEFLVSAKRR comes from the coding sequence ATGACTAGCAACGCAAAAACTCCCAAAAAACGCACCAAAAAGCGGGTCGACCATCTGCTGGTTGAGCGCGAGCTCGCCGAAAGCCGCACCCGTGCGCAGGCGCTGGTGATGGCGGGCGTGGTTTTCGCCGGTGAGGAAAAGGTTGCCAAGCCCGGCCAGCAGATCGCCGAAGACGCTCCGCTCGAAGTGCGCGGGCGTGATCACCCATGGGTCAGCCGCGGCGGGATCAAGCTGGCGCACGCTATCGAGCATTTCGCGCTCGATCCGGCGGGCGCGGTGGCGATGGATATTGGTAGCTCGACTGGTGGCTTTACCGATGTGCTGCTGCAAGGCGGCGCGGCGCATGTCTTTGCGGTCGATAGCGGCACCAACCAACTCGCTTGGAGGCTGCGGCAGGATGATCGCGTCACCGTGCTGGAACAGACCAGCGCGCGCATCCTCACAAGCGATCACATCGATCGGACATGCAATTGGGTGGTGTGCGATGCGAGCTTTATCGGGCTTGCCAAAGTGCTCGAACGCCCGCTCGAACTGGCGGCGCGGGAATGCCAGCTGGTCGCGCTGATCAAGCCGCAATTCGAGGTCGAAAAGCACGAGGTCGGCAAAGGCGGCGTGGTCCGCGATAGCGCGCTGCATGAGCGGGTGTGCGGCGAAGTTCGCCAATGGCTTGAAGGGCTTGGCTGGAACATTGAAGGGATCGTGCAAAGTCCGATCACCGGCCCTCAGGGCAATGTGGAATTTTTGGTCTCAGCAAAGCGCCGCTAA
- a CDS encoding branched-chain amino acid aminotransferase, which translates to MQFETIPHPSPTPDAAREAAIADPGFGKVFTDHMVTIDYDEDQGGWHSARIGPREPIALDPAASVLHYAQEIFEGMKAFAHADGRMAMFRPEANAKRFNDSARRMAMPEIPEELFLQAVELAVKTDAKWMPPVEGGSLYIRPFMFASEAFLGVRPAKQYKFVVILVSSGNYFAGGVNPVKIWVSQDYVRAAPGGTGAAKTGGNYAASLVPQAEAITHGCDQVVFLDAVEKKWIEELGGMNLFFIRRDGSVITPPLTGTILPGITRDSLIQMLREEGLEVREELYSISQWREEAESGELLETLACGTAAVVTPVGTVASPAGEFTIGTGGIGQMADKMRKKLVGVQNGAVADKHGWVTRV; encoded by the coding sequence ATGCAATTCGAGACGATCCCTCACCCCTCGCCCACTCCCGACGCTGCACGCGAAGCCGCTATTGCCGATCCCGGTTTCGGTAAGGTCTTCACCGATCACATGGTCACGATCGACTATGACGAGGATCAGGGCGGCTGGCATTCGGCGCGGATCGGCCCGCGTGAGCCTATCGCGCTCGATCCCGCCGCATCGGTGCTGCACTATGCGCAGGAGATCTTCGAAGGGATGAAGGCCTTCGCCCATGCCGATGGCAGGATGGCGATGTTCCGGCCTGAGGCCAATGCGAAGCGTTTCAATGACAGCGCGCGCCGCATGGCGATGCCCGAGATTCCTGAAGAACTGTTCCTTCAGGCGGTCGAGCTGGCGGTTAAAACCGACGCCAAGTGGATGCCGCCGGTCGAAGGCGGCTCGCTCTATATCCGCCCCTTCATGTTCGCATCCGAGGCGTTCCTCGGCGTGCGTCCGGCCAAGCAATACAAGTTCGTCGTGATCCTCGTCTCTTCGGGCAATTACTTTGCCGGCGGGGTCAATCCGGTGAAGATCTGGGTGAGCCAGGACTATGTCCGCGCAGCCCCCGGCGGCACCGGAGCGGCCAAGACCGGCGGGAACTACGCCGCCTCGCTGGTCCCGCAAGCCGAAGCCATCACCCATGGCTGCGATCAAGTGGTCTTCCTCGATGCGGTAGAGAAGAAATGGATCGAGGAACTGGGGGGCATGAATCTGTTCTTCATCCGCCGCGACGGCAGTGTCATCACCCCGCCGCTCACCGGCACGATCCTGCCCGGGATCACCCGCGACAGCCTGATCCAGATGCTGCGCGAGGAAGGGCTTGAGGTGCGTGAGGAGCTTTACTCGATCTCGCAATGGCGCGAGGAAGCGGAGTCTGGCGAGCTGCTTGAAACGCTCGCTTGCGGAACCGCAGCGGTAGTCACGCCCGTCGGCACCGTCGCTTCGCCTGCCGGCGAGTTCACCATCGGCACCGGCGGCATCGGCCAGATGGCGGACAAGATGCGCAAGAAGCTGGTCGGCGTGCAAAACGGCGCGGTCGCAGACAAGCACGGCTGGGTTACGCGGGTTTGA
- a CDS encoding rhodanese-related sulfurtransferase, translated as MSVSEGSGGFQVAALYQFTPFADPAALRDPLFAAAESAGVKGTVLLAKEGINGTIAGSQEGIAQTLDHIRALPGCGGLEVKFSHAPTMPFNRLKVRLKREIVTMGEPSVDPLASVGRYVDPQDWNALISDPDTVVIDTRNDYEVAVGTFEGATDPRTGSFREFPAWFRENREELLAGKKKVAMFCTGGIRCEKSTSFLRGEGVDEVYHLKGGILKYLENVPEEESKWQGDCFVFDERVTVRHGLEPGDYKMCHACRRPIDDDDMASEHYVAGISCPHCIDEKTPEQRERYAERQRQNDLAREREMKRK; from the coding sequence ATGTCTGTAAGTGAGGGCTCCGGCGGGTTTCAAGTCGCAGCGCTCTACCAGTTCACGCCCTTCGCCGACCCCGCTGCCCTGCGCGATCCGCTCTTCGCTGCGGCTGAGAGCGCGGGCGTCAAAGGCACGGTCCTGCTCGCAAAGGAGGGCATCAACGGCACCATCGCAGGCTCGCAGGAGGGTATTGCGCAGACCCTCGACCATATCCGCGCTTTGCCCGGTTGCGGCGGCCTCGAAGTCAAGTTCAGCCATGCGCCGACCATGCCCTTCAACCGGCTCAAGGTCCGACTGAAGCGCGAGATTGTCACCATGGGAGAGCCTTCGGTCGATCCGCTCGCCAGTGTCGGGCGCTATGTCGATCCGCAGGACTGGAACGCACTGATCTCTGATCCCGACACCGTCGTGATCGACACCCGCAATGACTACGAAGTCGCGGTCGGAACCTTCGAAGGCGCGACCGATCCGCGCACCGGAAGCTTCCGCGAATTCCCCGCATGGTTCCGCGAAAACCGCGAGGAATTGCTTGCGGGCAAAAAGAAGGTCGCGATGTTCTGCACCGGCGGCATTCGCTGCGAGAAATCGACCAGCTTTCTGCGCGGCGAAGGGGTGGACGAGGTTTACCACCTCAAGGGCGGCATTCTGAAATATCTGGAAAACGTGCCCGAGGAAGAGAGCAAGTGGCAGGGTGACTGCTTCGTGTTCGATGAGCGGGTGACGGTGCGCCACGGGCTGGAGCCGGGCGATTACAAGATGTGCCACGCCTGCCGCCGCCCGATCGACGATGATGACATGGCCAGCGAGCACTACGTCGCCGGGATCAGCTGCCCGCATTGCATCGACGAAAAGACGCCGGAGCAGCGCGAGCGCTATGCCGAGCGGCAGCGTCAGAATGATCTGGCGCGCGAACGCGAGATGAAGCGCAAATGA
- a CDS encoding glutathione S-transferase — MSALPVLYSFRRCPYAMRARMALWIAGITVELREVKLADKPPELAEASPKATVPVLVLEDGTVVDESIAVMRWALAQNDPEDWLGGDDAALLARNDGPFKHHLDRYKYPTRYPEEARGDGESFRLDHRTHGLTILRDLDSRLGEHGQLCGARRSFTDIALFPFIRQFANTDRTWFDMQGLPQLERWLEDHLASELFKAVMPKFAPWKAGDEPVVFGPQ, encoded by the coding sequence ATGAGCGCTCTTCCCGTCCTCTATTCCTTTCGCCGCTGTCCCTATGCGATGCGCGCGCGCATGGCGCTCTGGATCGCGGGGATTACGGTGGAACTGCGCGAGGTAAAGCTCGCCGACAAACCGCCCGAACTTGCCGAAGCCTCTCCCAAAGCGACTGTGCCGGTGCTGGTTCTCGAAGACGGCACAGTGGTCGATGAAAGCATCGCGGTGATGCGATGGGCGCTGGCGCAAAACGACCCCGAGGATTGGCTCGGCGGCGATGATGCGGCGCTGCTCGCGCGCAATGACGGGCCGTTCAAACATCACCTTGACCGCTACAAATACCCCACCCGCTATCCGGAGGAGGCGCGCGGCGATGGGGAGAGCTTTCGCCTCGACCACCGCACACACGGGTTGACAATCCTGCGCGACCTCGACTCGCGGCTGGGCGAACACGGGCAATTGTGCGGCGCGCGGCGGAGCTTCACCGATATCGCGCTGTTCCCCTTCATCCGCCAGTTCGCCAACACCGACCGGACATGGTTCGACATGCAGGGATTGCCCCAACTCGAGCGCTGGCTCGAAGACCACCTCGCCTCGGAACTGTTCAAGGCGGTGATGCCCAAATTTGCGCCTTGGAAGGCTGGCGACGAGCCGGTCGTGTTTGGCCCCCAATAA
- a CDS encoding pirin family protein yields the protein MIELRPFSTLGAANHGWLDAHHHFAFAGYHDPERVHWGDLRVWNDDTIAPGTGFPTHPHNDMEIITYVRTGAITHRDSMGNEGRTEAGDVQVMSAGSGVRHSEYNREDEDTTLFQIWIIPDQRGGEPDWGAKRFPKDDRSGAFVPLASGIAGDSEEGALPIRAQARVLGATIKAGESVTYTPSAADRHLYLVPATGSVRIDDVEAQARDGVAITALDKVTITALEDSEVVLVDTV from the coding sequence ATGATCGAACTGCGTCCCTTCAGCACCCTCGGAGCCGCCAATCACGGTTGGCTCGACGCACATCACCACTTTGCATTCGCCGGTTACCATGATCCCGAGCGGGTCCATTGGGGCGACCTGCGCGTCTGGAACGACGACACAATCGCGCCCGGCACCGGCTTCCCCACCCACCCGCATAACGACATGGAGATCATCACCTATGTCCGCACAGGGGCCATCACCCACCGCGATTCGATGGGCAATGAAGGCCGCACCGAAGCGGGCGATGTGCAGGTGATGAGCGCCGGGAGCGGCGTTCGCCACTCGGAGTACAATCGCGAGGACGAGGACACCACTTTGTTCCAGATCTGGATCATTCCCGATCAGCGCGGCGGTGAACCGGATTGGGGTGCGAAACGCTTCCCCAAAGATGACCGGTCGGGAGCCTTCGTCCCGCTCGCCAGCGGAATCGCCGGTGACAGCGAGGAAGGCGCTTTGCCAATCCGCGCGCAGGCCAGAGTGCTGGGTGCGACGATCAAGGCGGGTGAGAGCGTGACCTACACGCCGTCTGCTGCTGACCGTCATCTCTATCTGGTGCCTGCCACCGGCAGCGTTCGGATCGACGATGTCGAGGCGCAGGCGCGCGATGGCGTGGCGATCACAGCACTCGACAAAGTAACAATCACCGCGCTCGAAGACAGCGAAGTGGTGCTGGTCGACACAGTGTGA
- a CDS encoding NAD(+) synthase gives MSDQTHSFYDMHAHGFVRVATATPRHRTADVAYNVQGIMAEAHKAHEQNVDLVVFPELCISSYAIDDLHLQNAMLDASEAAIGEIAAASADLAPVLVVGAPLRRNAKLYNCAIVIAGGEILGVIPKSYLPNYREFYEKRWFAHGRNCQDLWIGVNGEEVPFGTDLVFAASNLPGFTFGVEICEDFWAPNPPGTLAALAGALILCNLSASPVTIGRADDRHLHCRSSSARSICAYVYSASGHGESTTDLAWDGQGVIYELGGLLAESARFDLAPELCVVDVDTDRIAGERMRNQTFSDAAEAHGRPEDEFRRVVFEHAYAEGDVGLQRPVRRFPFVPNNAATLDADCYEAFNIQVDALMRRIQATHAKSLVIGISGGLDSTHALIVASKACDRLGLPRSTIRGYTMPGFGTSDGTKGNAWKLMEAFGITAEEIDIKPAATRMLEDMGHPFSKGEPVYDVTFENVQAGLRTDYLFRLAGQHSGFVVGTGDLSELALGWCTYGVGDHMSHYGVNAGVPKTLIRYLIRWTVQTEQFTPECGDVLMAVYDTVISPELVPAGDDGAIQDTEAHIGPYELHDFFIHHCIRFGQRPGKIAFLAWHAWKDASAGAWPAGFPEDRKNAYDLAEVAKWLEVFLKRFFGFSQFKRSAIPNGPKVSSQGALSPRGDWRAPSDAVADVWLEELRKSLPEL, from the coding sequence ATGAGCGACCAGACCCATTCCTTTTACGACATGCACGCCCACGGCTTTGTCCGCGTGGCGACTGCGACACCGCGCCACCGCACCGCCGATGTCGCCTATAATGTGCAAGGCATAATGGCCGAGGCGCACAAGGCGCATGAGCAGAACGTCGATCTGGTGGTCTTTCCCGAGCTTTGCATCTCGTCCTACGCCATCGACGATCTGCACCTGCAAAACGCGATGCTGGATGCCAGCGAGGCCGCGATTGGCGAGATTGCGGCGGCGAGCGCTGACCTTGCGCCGGTGCTGGTGGTGGGCGCTCCGCTGCGCCGCAATGCCAAGCTCTACAATTGCGCCATCGTGATCGCAGGCGGCGAAATTCTGGGCGTGATCCCCAAGAGCTACCTGCCCAATTACCGCGAGTTTTACGAAAAACGCTGGTTCGCGCATGGTCGCAATTGTCAGGACTTATGGATCGGGGTGAATGGCGAGGAAGTGCCGTTCGGGACCGATCTGGTCTTTGCTGCCTCGAACCTTCCCGGCTTCACATTCGGCGTGGAGATTTGCGAAGATTTCTGGGCGCCCAATCCGCCGGGCACTCTGGCTGCGCTCGCGGGCGCGCTGATCTTGTGCAACCTCTCTGCCTCGCCCGTCACTATCGGCCGTGCGGATGACCGGCACCTGCATTGCCGATCCTCCAGCGCGCGCTCGATCTGCGCCTATGTCTATTCGGCCAGCGGGCACGGGGAGAGCACGACCGACCTCGCGTGGGACGGGCAGGGCGTGATCTACGAGCTGGGCGGATTGCTGGCCGAAAGCGCCCGCTTCGACCTCGCCCCCGAGCTGTGCGTGGTCGATGTGGACACCGACCGGATCGCGGGAGAGCGGATGCGCAACCAGACCTTTTCCGACGCTGCCGAGGCGCATGGGCGCCCCGAAGATGAGTTTCGCCGCGTGGTGTTCGAGCACGCCTACGCAGAGGGCGACGTGGGCCTCCAGCGCCCCGTGCGCCGCTTCCCCTTCGTGCCCAACAACGCGGCAACACTGGATGCGGATTGCTACGAAGCTTTCAACATTCAGGTCGATGCACTGATGCGCCGCATTCAGGCGACGCATGCTAAGAGCCTTGTGATCGGCATTTCAGGCGGGCTCGACAGCACGCATGCGCTGATCGTGGCGAGCAAGGCTTGCGACCGGCTCGGCCTGCCGCGCTCGACCATTCGCGGCTACACCATGCCTGGCTTTGGCACATCGGACGGGACCAAGGGCAATGCGTGGAAGCTGATGGAAGCCTTCGGCATCACCGCCGAAGAAATCGACATCAAACCCGCCGCGACCCGCATGCTCGAAGATATGGGGCACCCGTTCTCGAAGGGCGAGCCGGTCTATGACGTGACCTTCGAGAATGTGCAGGCGGGTCTGCGCACCGATTATCTGTTCCGCCTTGCGGGCCAGCATTCGGGCTTTGTCGTCGGCACCGGCGATCTGTCAGAGCTGGCGCTGGGCTGGTGTACCTATGGCGTGGGCGACCATATGAGCCATTACGGCGTCAATGCGGGCGTGCCCAAGACGCTGATCCGCTATCTCATCCGCTGGACTGTCCAGACCGAGCAATTCACCCCCGAATGCGGCGACGTCCTGATGGCGGTCTATGATACGGTTATCTCACCCGAGCTTGTCCCTGCGGGCGATGACGGCGCGATCCAGGATACCGAGGCGCATATCGGGCCTTATGAATTGCACGACTTCTTCATCCACCACTGCATCCGTTTTGGCCAGCGACCGGGCAAGATCGCCTTTCTGGCATGGCATGCGTGGAAGGACGCGAGCGCAGGCGCATGGCCCGCCGGTTTCCCCGAAGACCGCAAGAACGCATACGACCTCGCCGAAGTGGCCAAGTGGCTGGAGGTGTTCCTCAAGCGCTTCTTCGGCTTCTCACAGTTCAAGCGCAGCGCAATTCCCAACGGTCCAAAGGTCAGCTCACAAGGCGCACTCAGCCCCCGCGGAGACTGGCGCGCACCGAGCGATGCGGTGGCGGATGTATGGCTGGAGGAACTGCGAAAGAGCCTGCCGGAGCTCTAA
- the yghU gene encoding glutathione-dependent disulfide-bond oxidoreductase: MADPTYTPPEVWSSDTESGGRFASINRPTAGAREEQELPRGDNPFQLHSLATPNGVKVTIMLEELLELDHTGAEYDAYTVNIGAGQQFTSGFVGINPNSKIPALIDASGDKDFRVFESGAILVHLAEKFGEFLPTDPAARAEVLSWVFWQVGTGPFIGGGFGHFYAYAPEKYEYPIDRYAMETKRIFDVADQQLGKTRYLAGDEYTIADMANFPWLAPFVAGTIYNEAKRFLSIDEYKNVGRWAREIAQRPGVQRGRLVNKVWGDEDQQLMERHSAADFEGKNLDFTF; the protein is encoded by the coding sequence ATGGCCGATCCCACTTACACTCCGCCCGAAGTCTGGAGCAGCGACACTGAAAGCGGTGGCCGTTTCGCCAGCATCAACCGCCCCACTGCCGGTGCGCGCGAGGAACAGGAATTGCCGCGCGGCGACAATCCGTTCCAGCTCCACTCGCTAGCCACGCCTAACGGGGTGAAGGTGACGATCATGCTCGAGGAATTGCTCGAGCTGGACCACACAGGCGCGGAATATGACGCCTACACGGTCAATATCGGCGCAGGGCAGCAATTCACCAGCGGCTTTGTCGGCATCAACCCCAACTCGAAAATCCCCGCGCTGATCGACGCCAGCGGCGACAAAGACTTCCGCGTGTTCGAAAGCGGCGCGATCCTCGTCCATCTGGCGGAGAAGTTTGGCGAGTTCCTGCCCACCGACCCCGCCGCGCGCGCCGAAGTGCTCAGCTGGGTGTTCTGGCAGGTTGGCACCGGTCCCTTTATCGGCGGCGGTTTTGGCCATTTCTACGCCTATGCGCCGGAGAAATACGAATATCCGATCGACCGCTATGCGATGGAAACCAAGCGGATTTTCGACGTCGCGGACCAGCAATTGGGCAAGACCCGCTATCTGGCAGGCGACGAATACACCATCGCCGACATGGCCAATTTCCCGTGGCTCGCACCCTTTGTGGCGGGCACGATCTACAACGAGGCCAAGCGCTTCCTCTCGATCGACGAATACAAGAATGTCGGCCGTTGGGCGCGCGAGATCGCGCAGCGTCCCGGCGTTCAGCGTGGCCGCCTCGTCAACAAGGTCTGGGGCGATGAAGACCAGCAATTGATGGAGCGCCACTCCGCCGCAGATTTTGAAGGCAAGAACCTCGACTTCACCTTCTGA
- a CDS encoding glycoside-pentoside-hexuronide (GPH):cation symporter has product MSQQPAETIRTREKLGYGIGDLASGLMLNFFGFFLLYFFVDLGGLAPAAIGLMLLITKLIDAVTDPMMGAIADRTRTRWGRYRPYLLFAPVPLGITMVLIFSAPADLSDTALLIWAYVTYTLCMLAFTATNVPYGGLLGVISPSSKERANVTGYRMFFSALGGILVGALGTTLVRELGGGDEKLGILLTISCIAAVSVFCVLTTFATTKERIPPVEQNGSLSGDLKILISTRSWIVVAVAAVLGVTSIAARAGTAPFFFKYVVGDDGAPVFLFFDRAALFLTALAVGQVAGVILGSILQKRFEKSHLLCAAGLLMAVMTMAFYFLPLDAVWPQTAVQFVIGIGFGFLMVLSYSMFTDIAEYIDWKHATQMTALVIAASVFGVKAGVGLGSFIPGAVLDWTGFVPDVEQSETALMGIQIAFALIPAAVLVPAALAMAFYSINRESLNKVESDLASRRAEPV; this is encoded by the coding sequence TTGAGCCAGCAGCCAGCCGAGACAATCCGCACCCGCGAAAAGCTCGGCTATGGAATTGGCGATCTGGCCTCGGGCTTGATGCTCAACTTTTTCGGATTCTTCCTGCTCTATTTCTTCGTCGATCTGGGCGGGCTGGCCCCGGCAGCCATTGGGCTGATGCTGCTCATCACCAAGCTGATCGATGCTGTGACTGACCCGATGATGGGCGCGATCGCCGATCGCACCCGCACGCGCTGGGGCCGCTACCGCCCTTACCTATTGTTCGCGCCCGTGCCGCTGGGCATCACCATGGTCCTGATCTTCAGCGCGCCTGCGGATTTGAGCGACACCGCCCTGCTGATCTGGGCCTATGTCACTTACACTTTGTGCATGCTCGCCTTCACCGCGACCAATGTGCCCTATGGCGGATTGCTGGGGGTGATCTCTCCTTCATCCAAGGAGCGCGCCAATGTCACCGGCTACCGGATGTTCTTCTCTGCCCTCGGCGGCATTCTGGTCGGCGCGCTGGGCACAACTCTGGTGCGCGAGCTGGGCGGCGGGGACGAGAAGCTTGGCATTCTGCTCACCATTTCGTGCATCGCGGCGGTTTCGGTGTTCTGTGTGCTGACCACCTTTGCAACCACCAAGGAACGCATTCCGCCTGTCGAGCAGAACGGCTCGCTCTCGGGCGATCTGAAAATTCTGATCTCGACCCGATCATGGATCGTGGTGGCGGTCGCTGCGGTGTTGGGCGTGACCTCCATCGCCGCGCGGGCAGGCACCGCGCCGTTCTTCTTCAAATATGTCGTGGGCGATGACGGAGCGCCGGTGTTCCTGTTCTTCGACCGCGCAGCCCTATTCCTGACAGCGCTTGCCGTGGGTCAGGTCGCGGGCGTTATTTTGGGAAGCATTCTGCAAAAGAGATTCGAGAAGTCGCACCTGCTATGCGCCGCCGGACTCCTGATGGCGGTGATGACTATGGCGTTCTACTTCCTCCCTCTCGATGCGGTCTGGCCGCAAACGGCAGTGCAGTTTGTGATCGGCATCGGCTTCGGTTTTCTGATGGTGCTGTCCTATTCGATGTTCACCGACATCGCCGAATATATCGACTGGAAGCATGCCACGCAGATGACCGCTCTGGTGATCGCGGCGTCGGTTTTCGGCGTAAAGGCGGGCGTCGGCCTTGGCTCCTTCATCCCCGGCGCGGTGCTCGACTGGACCGGCTTTGTCCCCGACGTCGAGCAGAGCGAAACCGCGCTGATGGGCATCCAGATCGCCTTTGCCCTGATTCCCGCAGCCGTGCTGGTTCCGGCGGCGCTGGCTATGGCGTTTTACTCCATCAATCGGGAGAGCCTCAACAAGGTAGAATCCGACCTTGCATCGCGCCGCGCAGAGCCTGTGTAA
- a CDS encoding SDR family oxidoreductase yields the protein MQDLFDLSGQTAVVTGAGRGIGEGIAILLAEAGANVVCAARSEDQISRVADAINASNSSGRAIAQATNVASAEDMDALAQRAVDEFGRLDIWINNAGGSLVSAPITELDPAEWDNTLAVNLSSVFYGVRAAARHMKNGGAIVNTSSMAGRDPFPGSGHYSAAKAGVNMLTKTLALELGAQKIRVNAILPGFVPTDTVKKALDMTDEDFGPLLEQLNLPAGRLGTPRDIAACVLYLVGNSGEWVTGQNLCVAGTV from the coding sequence ATGCAGGACCTGTTCGACCTTTCAGGCCAGACCGCAGTTGTGACCGGCGCCGGTCGCGGAATCGGGGAAGGGATCGCGATCCTGCTAGCCGAAGCGGGCGCGAATGTGGTGTGCGCGGCGCGCTCCGAAGACCAGATCTCCCGCGTGGCGGACGCGATCAATGCGAGCAACTCAAGCGGGCGCGCCATCGCGCAGGCGACCAATGTGGCGAGCGCCGAGGACATGGATGCGCTTGCCCAGCGTGCGGTCGATGAATTCGGGCGGCTCGATATCTGGATCAACAATGCGGGCGGCTCGCTGGTATCGGCTCCGATCACAGAGCTTGATCCGGCAGAGTGGGACAACACGCTCGCGGTGAACCTGTCCAGCGTGTTTTACGGCGTGCGCGCGGCGGCGCGGCATATGAAGAATGGCGGGGCAATCGTGAACACGTCGAGCATGGCGGGCCGCGATCCCTTCCCCGGCAGCGGCCATTACAGCGCGGCGAAGGCGGGTGTGAACATGCTCACCAAAACGCTCGCGCTGGAGCTCGGCGCGCAGAAAATCCGCGTCAATGCGATCCTTCCCGGCTTTGTGCCCACCGACACGGTGAAGAAAGCGCTCGACATGACCGACGAAGATTTCGGGCCGCTGCTGGAGCAGCTGAACCTGCCCGCCGGACGGCTAGGCACCCCGCGCGATATCGCCGCCTGCGTGCTCTATCTTGTGGGCAATTCGGGCGAGTGGGTGACCGGCCAGAACCTTTGCGTTGCCGGAACTGTCTAG